One genomic segment of Nicotiana tabacum mitochondrion, complete genome includes these proteins:
- the rps3 gene encoding ribosomal protein S3 → MARKGNPISVRLDLNRSSDSSWFSDYYYGKSVYQDVNLRSYFGSIRPPTRLTFGFRLGRCIIIHFPKRTFIHFFLPRRPRRLKRREKSRPVKEKGRWGAFGKVGPIGCLHSSDGTEEERNEVRGRGAGKRVESIRLDDREKQNEIRIWPKKKQGYGYHDRSPSIKKNLSKSLRVSGAFKHPKYAGIENDIAFLIENDDSFRKTNLFKFFFPKKSRSDRPTSHLLKRTLPAVRPSLNYSVMQYLLNTKNKIHFDPVVVLNHFVAPGVAEPSTMGGANAQGRSLDKRIRSCIAFFVESSTSEKKCLAEAKKRVTHFIRQANDLRFAGTTKTTISLFPFFGATFFFPRDGVGVYNNLFFEDAREQLLGQLRIKCWNLMGKDKVMELIEKFIDLNRIGELIRGIEMMIEIILRNRRIPYGYNYYLNEVKKMRSLLYNRTNTNTLIESVKIKSVYQSASPIAQDISFQPRNKTRSFRSIFSKIVKDIPLVMKKGVEGIRICCSGRLEGAEIARTECGKYGKTSRNVFNQKIDYAPAEVSTRYGISGVKVWISYSKKKKGRAISETYEI, encoded by the exons ATGGCACGAAAAGGAAATCCTATTTCGGTAAGACTTGATCTGAATCGTAGTTCAGATTCAAGTTGGTTTAGTGA TTATTATTATGGTAAATCAGTGTATCAAGATGTCAATCTGAGATCTTATTTCGGTTCGATACGTCCACCTACGAGACTCACCTTTGGCTTTCGTCTCGGTAGGTGTATTATTATACATTTTCCCAAAAGAACATTCATTCATTTCTTTCTTCCCCGTCGACCACGACGACTGAAACGACGCGAAAAATCCAGACCCGTAAAGGAGAAGGGCCGGTGGGGGGCATTTGGGAAAGTCGGGCCGATCGGGTGTCTTCATTCAAGCGACGGTACAGAAGAAGAACGAAACGAAGTGAGAGGCCGGGGGGCAGGGAAAAGAGTCGAGTCGATCAGGCTCGACGATCGGGAGAAGCAAAACGAAATCAGGATTTGGCCGAAAAAGAAGCAAGGCTATGGATACCATGACCGATCACCATCGATAAAGAAGAATCTTTCTAAATCACTTCGTGTCAGCGGGGCCTTCAAGCATCCGAAATACGCCGGGATTGAAAATGACATAGCGTTCCTGATAGAAAATGACGACTCCTTCAGAAAAACAAACTTATTCAAGTTCTTTTTCCCAAAGAAGTCCCGCTCCGACCGCCCGACGAGTCATCTACTTAAAAGGACCCTCCCCGCAGTCCGCCCTTCCTTGAATTATTCGGTCATGCAATACTTATTGAATACAAAGAACAAAATTCATTTCGACCCCGTCGTAGTTCTCAATCATTTCGTGGCACCGGGCGTGGCTGAACCATCTACGATGGGGGGAGCTAATGCACAGGGAAGAAGCTTAGATAAAAGAATACGTTCTTGCATCGCTTTTTTTGTAGAAAGCTCGACCAGCGAGAAAAAGTGTTTGGCCGAAGCCAAAAAGAGGGTGACCCACTTTATTCGCCAAGCGAATGATCTTCGCTTCGCGGGAACAACAAAAACCACCATCTCGCTCTTTCCTTTCTTCGGTGCTACCTTTTTTTTTCCAAGGGATGGGGTTGGGGTGTATAATAACCTTTTTTTTGAGGATGCCCGGGAACAACTCCTAGGTCAATTAAGGATAAAATGTTGGAACCTCATGGGTAAGGATAAGGTAATGGAATTGATAGAGAAATTCATAGACCTAAATAGGATAGGAGAATTGATAAGGGGAATAGAGATGATGATAGAGATCATACTGAGAAACAGAAGAATTCCGTACGGGTACAACTATTATTTGAACGAAGTGAAAAAAATGCGATCTTTGTTGTATAATAGAACAAACACTAATACCTTAATTGAATCGGTCAAGATCAAATCTGTTTATCAAAGTGCTTCTCCGATTGCTCAAGACATCTCTTTTCAACCGAGGAACAAAACAAGATCATTTCGTTCCATTTTTAGTAAAATAGTGAAGGATATTCCATTAGTAATGAAAAAAGGGGTGGAGGGGATCCGTATATGTTGTTCAGGTCGATTAGAAGGTGCAGAAATAGCTAGAACTGAATGCGGAAAGTATGGAAAAACATCTCGTAATGTATTTAACCAGAAAATAGATTATGCTCCTGCGGAAGTATCTACTCGTTACGGAATCTCAGGTGTCAAAGTGTGGATTTCCTATAGTAAAAAAAAAAAGGGACGTGCTATATCCGAAACGTACGAAATATAG
- the rpl16 gene encoding ribosomal protein L16, which produces MLLRKYLLVTESQVSKCGFPIVKKKRDVLYPKRTKYSKYRKGRCSRGCKPDGTQLGFGRYGTKSCRAGRLSYRAIEAARRAIIGHFHRAMSGQFRRNGKIWVRVLADIPITGKPTEVRMGRGKGNPTGWIARVSRGQILFEMDGVSLSNARQAATLAAHKLCSSTKFVQWS; this is translated from the coding sequence ATGCTCCTGCGGAAGTATCTACTCGTTACGGAATCTCAGGTGTCAAAGTGTGGATTTCCTATAGTAAAAAAAAAAAGGGACGTGCTATATCCGAAACGTACGAAATATAGTAAATATCGTAAAGGCAGATGTAGTAGGGGTTGCAAACCGGACGGTACACAACTTGGTTTTGGAAGATATGGCACTAAAAGTTGTAGAGCTGGTCGTCTTTCATATCGAGCCATTGAAGCAGCGCGTCGTGCTATAATCGGACACTTCCATCGTGCTATGAGCGGACAATTCCGAAGAAATGGTAAGATATGGGTAAGAGTTCTCGCAGATATCCCTATTACCGGGAAACCTACAGAAGTAAGAATGGGAAGAGGAAAGGGAAATCCTACGGGTTGGATTGCTCGTGTGTCCAGGGGACAAATCCTATTTGAAATGGATGGTGTGAGTTTGTCAAATGCTCGACAAGCCGCTACATTAGCGGCGCATAAACTATGTTCGTCAACCAAGTTTGTTCAGTGGTCGTAA
- the cox2 gene encoding cytochrome oxidase subunit 2 gives MIVLEWLFLTIAPCDAAEPWQLGSQDAATPIMQGITDLHHDVFFFVILILVFVSWILGRALWHFHYKKNPIPQRIVHGTTIEILRTIFPSIIPMFIAIPSFALLYSMDEVVVDPAITIKAIGHQWYRTYEYSDYNSSDEQSLTFDSYTIPEDDPELGQSRLLEVDNRVVVPAKSYIRFIVTSADVPHSWAVPSLGVKCDAVPGRLNQTSISVQREGVYYGQCSEICGTNHAFMPIVVEAVPRKDYGSRVSNQLIPQTGEA, from the exons ATGATTGTTCTAGAATGGCTATTCCTCACAATTGCTCCTTGTGATGCAGCGGAACCATGGCAATTAGGATCTCAAGACGCAGCAACACCTATAATGCAAGGAATAACAGACTTACATCACGATGTCTTTTTCTTCGTTATTCTGATTTTGGTTTTCGTATCATGGATCTTGGGTCGCGCTTTATGGCATTTCCACTATAAAAAAAATCCAATCCCGCAAAGGATTGTTCATGGAACTACTATCGAGATTCTTCGGACCATATTTCCTAGTATCATCCCTATGTTCATTGCTATACCATCATTTGCTCTGTTATACTCAATGGACGAGGTAGTAGTAGATCCAGCCATTACTATAAAAGCTATTGGACATCAATGGTATCGGA CTTATGAGTATTCGGACTATAACAGTTCCGATGAACAGTCACTCACTTTTGACAGTTATACGATTCCAGAAGATGATCCAGAATTGGGTCAATCACGTTTATTAGAAGTCGACAATAGAGTGGTTGTACCAGCAAAAAGTTATATACGTTTTATTGTAACATCTGCTGATGTACCTCATAGTTGGGCTGTACCTTCCTTAGGTGTCAAATGTGATGCTGTACCTGGTCGTTTAAATCAGACCTCTATTTCGGTACAACGAGAAGGAGTTTACTATGGTCAGTGCAGTGAGATTTGTGGAACTAATCATGCCTTTATGCCTATCGTCGTAGAAGCTGTTCCTAGGAAAGATTATGGGTCTCGGGTATCCAATCAATTAATCCCACAAACCGGGGAAGCTTAA
- the orf136 gene encoding hypothetical protein, with product MNRGVQPQSLLIRLGGVQRTQRDEPNSAPSQNRERRRMQLSNRDHSSDHSFEGRKVKKCLATLSAEQSYQSALFNQSSKTDGMKERKSSSAARPEEDRPATIDLSIPGLGQRHTRHTKTKMNHLSSSTGLVPKSLN from the coding sequence ATGAATAGAGGAGTCCAGCCACAATCATTATTGATTCGCCTGGGAGGAGTTCAACGAACTCAGAGAGATGAGCCTAACAGTGCCCCAAGCCAAAATAGAGAGAGGAGAAGAATGCAACTATCTAATCGGGATCACAGTTCCGACCATTCCTTTGAAGGCCGAAAGGTGAAGAAGTGTTTAGCCACACTCTCTGCGGAACAGTCTTATCAAAGCGCTCTCTTTAACCAATCAAGCAAGACAGATGGAATGAAAGAAAGAAAAAGTAGCTCCGCAGCTCGCCCAGAAGAAGATAGACCCGCCACTATAGATTTGTCAATCCCTGGGCTTGGCCAAAGGCATACCCGGCATACTAAGACTAAGATGAATCATCTCAGTTCCTCAACAGGCCTAGTCCCTAAATCCCTAAACTAA